The Abditibacteriota bacterium genome has a window encoding:
- a CDS encoding ABC transporter substrate-binding protein, whose translation MNKLITKLMVIMAAALLLPAVPSGAAETVRVLLPWLPQSQFAGVYMAQKQGFYTERGIDVRISHADSKTIGVNELKKGKYDFILCWCLSGLMAAGNGDDIVNICQVVNRSNCILVTRKHSGINTLEDLKGKRLSTWINADAGYPVKLALASNGINMKLYDQNTTNSLFLIGGVDVCTCLTYNEYNNLYYSGLDYSDMKIFTLAEMGVDLPEDAIFCTHKTLETRRAQCRAFVTGTLLGWEYAESHRDEALKEVMNRTNEAHLRCSPAHMKYMLDAILPSIFSRDHKWKTGTLSRRQFNNCVYLMDKNGFIKRKPTYAEFYKGMGL comes from the coding sequence ATGAATAAACTGATCACAAAGCTGATGGTAATCATGGCGGCGGCCCTGCTGCTGCCGGCGGTCCCTTCGGGGGCTGCGGAGACTGTGCGCGTGCTGCTGCCCTGGCTGCCCCAGTCCCAGTTTGCGGGAGTCTATATGGCCCAGAAGCAGGGCTTTTATACCGAAAGGGGCATAGACGTCAGGATCAGCCACGCGGACTCCAAGACCATAGGGGTCAACGAGCTCAAAAAGGGCAAGTACGACTTCATCCTGTGCTGGTGCCTGTCCGGGCTCATGGCGGCGGGCAACGGAGACGATATTGTGAACATCTGTCAGGTGGTCAACCGCTCCAACTGTATCCTGGTGACCAGAAAGCACAGCGGTATCAACACCCTGGAGGACCTGAAGGGCAAGCGCCTCAGCACCTGGATCAACGCCGACGCCGGATATCCGGTGAAGCTGGCTCTGGCCTCCAACGGCATCAATATGAAGCTCTACGACCAGAATACCACCAACTCCCTGTTTCTCATAGGGGGCGTGGACGTGTGCACCTGCCTCACCTACAACGAATACAACAACCTGTATTATTCCGGTCTGGATTACAGCGATATGAAGATCTTTACACTGGCGGAGATGGGGGTGGACCTGCCCGAGGACGCCATATTCTGCACCCACAAGACCCTGGAGACCCGCCGGGCCCAGTGCCGGGCCTTTGTGACCGGCACCCTGCTGGGCTGGGAATACGCCGAGTCTCACAGGGATGAGGCCCTCAAAGAGGTGATGAACCGCACCAACGAGGCCCACCTGCGCTGCAGTCCCGCTCACATGAAGTATATGCTGGATGCCATACTGCCCTCCATCTTTTCCCGGGACCACAAGTGGAAGACCGGCACCCTGTCCCGGAGGCAATTCAACAACTGCGTGTATCTCATGGATAAGAACGGCTTCATCAAACGCAAGCCCACCTACGCGGAGTTCTACAAGGGGATGGGTCTATGA
- a CDS encoding carbohydrate ABC transporter permease, whose amino-acid sequence MKRTNIISEILRYLVIIALAALFLAPLLWMLAASVSNVEEIGKARFLFVPKKIDLANYRYALTLMPFGRYFLNTCLVTGLGIAGTLISSSMAAYVFARLKAPGKQGVFLLVLSTLMLPAMVTCVPQFVIFKSLGMYDTLWPLILPSFFGNALYIFLFRQFFLTIPAELEDAARLDGCSTWQVYLKILMPLSKPVAVSVMVFAFVGYWNDFMTPLIYLNSVENRTLALGLATFSDVQGVDIVSLMAASTVTLLPVVILFFVAQKFFVKGVVTTGIKG is encoded by the coding sequence ATGAAAAGAACCAATATCATATCAGAGATACTCAGGTATCTGGTCATCATAGCCCTGGCGGCATTGTTTCTGGCTCCCCTGCTGTGGATGCTGGCTGCCTCCGTGTCCAACGTGGAGGAGATAGGCAAGGCCAGATTTCTCTTCGTTCCCAAAAAGATAGACCTAGCCAACTACCGCTACGCCCTGACCCTGATGCCCTTCGGCAGGTATTTTCTCAACACCTGTCTGGTGACGGGACTGGGCATAGCGGGCACACTGATCAGCTCCTCCATGGCGGCCTACGTCTTTGCGCGGCTGAAGGCTCCGGGCAAGCAGGGCGTCTTCCTGCTGGTGCTCTCCACCCTGATGCTGCCGGCCATGGTGACCTGCGTGCCCCAGTTCGTCATTTTCAAGAGCCTGGGCATGTATGACACCCTGTGGCCCCTGATACTGCCCTCCTTTTTCGGCAACGCCCTGTACATATTCCTGTTCAGGCAGTTTTTCCTGACCATCCCGGCGGAGCTGGAGGATGCGGCCAGACTGGACGGCTGCAGCACCTGGCAGGTGTATCTGAAGATACTCATGCCTCTCTCCAAGCCCGTGGCAGTGTCGGTCATGGTGTTTGCCTTCGTGGGCTACTGGAACGACTTTATGACTCCCCTCATATATCTCAATTCCGTGGAAAACAGGACTCTGGCGCTGGGACTGGCCACCTTTTCCGACGTGCAGGGAGTGGACATAGTGTCGCTGATGGCGGCCTCCACCGTCACCCTGCTGCCGGTGGTGATCCTGTTCTTCGTGGCCCAGAAGTTCTTTGTGAAGGGAGTCGTCACCACCGGTATCAAGGGATGA
- a CDS encoding extracellular solute-binding protein, translating to MKKIILCILLILAASSVMAKETITFWYGASPDERIAYEQMIKAFEKQHPDIAVNGVLVPQAYVERKLTLSIAGKVPPDVVRFYAHLGGGMMSRGALEELDSLVREDGFGLEDFYPAGLEQNTYKGVLYGLPWVLSPNALYYNKALFREAGLDPERPPKTWQELREYARKLTKYDKDGKPVRLGFSAFLYNPNNFAMYLWQLGGELVDPETQKAVFNTREGAEALRFMSSFIREETGDVNTLQNFNSQFHGNVNDPFGNGAVAMFVDNPYKSSIFRANYPDLDYGIATVPYGKYPASEIVGNSLVIPRGSRHKRAAWEFIKFAASREQMIKVCSAGGRIPARRSAATDDTFCQDPIFKGFIDQLPYGKTIPIVPGWAEASAEMASRIELYLKGKKTEKETLDEAEKRVNAIIAQADEDMSGFRPVNWRLLGILLFGALALFAVLWTVWTLKETKGHPRERRETGEFYLMILPWIIGFVVLTLGSVLASLVFSFSKWDVINTAWAIGFRNFAELFRDEKFVRSIWVTTVYTLWAVPLSVVFGLLVSVLLNKTNRFVEAARTLYYLPSVISGVATSVLWINIFAPSGLLNNFLGLHIVPWIERGRLVWLSMMSNADGWLLVPKLCIPAFVIMSVWSVGSSMIIYLAALQGVPAQLYEAADLDGAGGARKLFGITLPLITPAIFYQLITGIIFSLQMFTQAFILNNGSGGPEDASLFYGLYLYNQAFSYLNVGKASAMAWMLFLVVMLITLINFKLANKWVYYESES from the coding sequence TTGAAAAAAATCATCCTGTGCATCCTGCTGATACTGGCGGCGTCCTCCGTCATGGCAAAGGAGACCATCACCTTCTGGTACGGAGCCTCCCCCGACGAAAGGATCGCCTATGAGCAGATGATAAAGGCATTCGAGAAGCAGCATCCGGACATAGCTGTCAACGGCGTTCTGGTGCCCCAGGCCTACGTGGAAAGGAAGCTGACCCTGTCCATCGCCGGCAAGGTGCCACCGGACGTGGTGCGTTTTTACGCCCACCTGGGCGGCGGCATGATGAGCCGCGGCGCCCTGGAGGAGCTGGACAGCCTGGTCAGGGAGGACGGCTTTGGTCTGGAGGACTTTTATCCCGCCGGACTGGAGCAAAACACCTACAAGGGGGTCCTCTACGGACTGCCCTGGGTGCTGAGCCCCAACGCTCTCTATTACAACAAGGCTCTGTTCAGGGAGGCGGGTCTGGACCCGGAGAGGCCTCCGAAGACCTGGCAGGAGCTCAGGGAATACGCCCGCAAGCTCACCAAATACGACAAGGACGGCAAGCCCGTCCGGCTGGGCTTTTCGGCCTTTTTGTACAACCCCAACAACTTCGCCATGTATCTCTGGCAGCTGGGGGGAGAGCTGGTGGACCCGGAGACCCAAAAGGCCGTCTTCAACACCCGGGAGGGGGCGGAGGCCCTCAGGTTCATGTCCTCCTTCATCAGGGAGGAGACGGGAGATGTCAACACCCTGCAGAACTTCAACTCCCAGTTTCACGGCAACGTGAACGACCCCTTTGGCAACGGGGCCGTGGCCATGTTCGTGGACAATCCCTACAAGTCGTCTATATTCAGAGCCAATTATCCCGATCTGGATTATGGCATAGCCACGGTGCCCTACGGCAAATATCCCGCCAGCGAGATAGTGGGCAACAGCCTGGTGATACCCCGGGGCTCCCGGCACAAGAGAGCCGCCTGGGAATTCATCAAATTTGCCGCTTCCCGGGAGCAGATGATCAAGGTGTGCAGCGCAGGGGGCAGGATACCGGCCCGGCGCTCCGCCGCCACCGACGACACCTTTTGCCAGGATCCCATCTTCAAGGGCTTCATAGACCAGCTCCCCTACGGCAAGACCATCCCCATAGTCCCGGGCTGGGCCGAGGCCTCCGCGGAGATGGCCTCCCGGATAGAGCTGTATCTCAAGGGCAAAAAGACGGAAAAGGAGACTCTCGACGAGGCCGAAAAGCGGGTCAACGCCATCATAGCTCAGGCGGACGAAGACATGAGCGGCTTCCGGCCCGTCAATTGGCGGCTGCTGGGGATACTGCTCTTCGGAGCCCTCGCCCTTTTTGCCGTCCTGTGGACGGTCTGGACCCTGAAAGAGACCAAGGGCCACCCCCGGGAACGCCGGGAGACCGGAGAATTCTATCTCATGATACTCCCCTGGATCATAGGCTTTGTGGTGCTCACTCTGGGCTCCGTGCTGGCGTCACTGGTGTTTTCCTTCTCCAAATGGGACGTGATCAACACGGCCTGGGCCATAGGCTTCAGAAACTTTGCCGAGCTTTTCCGGGACGAAAAGTTTGTCAGATCCATATGGGTGACCACGGTCTATACCCTGTGGGCGGTGCCCCTGTCCGTGGTGTTCGGACTGCTGGTCAGCGTGCTGCTCAACAAGACGAACCGCTTCGTGGAGGCCGCCCGGACCCTGTATTATCTGCCCTCGGTCATCAGCGGCGTCGCCACCTCGGTGCTGTGGATCAATATATTTGCCCCTTCGGGGCTCCTCAACAACTTTTTGGGCCTGCATATAGTCCCCTGGATAGAGCGGGGCAGGCTGGTGTGGCTGTCCATGATGTCCAACGCCGACGGGTGGCTGCTGGTGCCCAAGCTGTGCATACCCGCCTTTGTCATCATGAGCGTGTGGTCCGTGGGCTCCTCCATGATCATTTATCTGGCGGCCCTGCAGGGGGTGCCGGCGCAGCTGTATGAGGCGGCGGATCTGGACGGGGCCGGAGGAGCCAGAAAGCTCTTCGGCATCACCCTGCCGCTGATCACTCCCGCCATATTCTATCAGCTGATCACGGGCATCATATTCAGCCTGCAGATGTTTACCCAGGCCTTCATCCTGAACAACGGCTCCGGAGGCCCCGAGGACGCGTCTCTGTTCTACGGCCTGTATCTCTACAATCAGGCCTTCAGCTACCTCAACGTGGGCAAGGCTTCGGCCATGGCCTGGATGCTGTTTCTGGTGGTCATGCTTATCACCCTTATCAACTTCAAGCTGGCCAACAAGTGGGTATATTACGAGAGCGAGTCATGA
- a CDS encoding J domain-containing protein, translating to MKDYYQILHISRLASKDEIKAAYYALARKYHPDINKSPDAADMFREINEAYSVLKRPEKKGKYDYELKAEEEDSRRSNDNNYSFSGKNRRYEGVSLATLVRCLNKGRIDESTIIFHKGKPYRITGFDGAKVTFSPVDMGNNKNKYYADPTGATVQEEPEGNLRDAMHFYWYDLIHSARGRVMLFLLATIIIIGTIQFFQRALGPKEPTPAMVTDPMLDVPEYGNQASTPVVGLPPNGSIRWYVDTAGNIPVTVSVPRGKDYYYVIIKNMDSGAKVLSVFLYKGKTARISMTAGNYGVYYTNFTSGQWAGPDTVGQSTPCARCNIYLAVSRDSRPSVSLKPVSDNNPAITQISYEEFIR from the coding sequence ATGAAAGACTATTATCAGATACTTCACATATCCAGACTGGCTTCGAAGGATGAGATCAAGGCCGCGTATTACGCGCTGGCCAGGAAATATCATCCCGACATCAACAAGAGCCCTGACGCCGCAGATATGTTCAGGGAGATCAACGAAGCCTACTCTGTGCTGAAAAGACCCGAGAAAAAAGGCAAGTACGACTATGAGCTGAAGGCGGAGGAAGAGGATTCCCGCCGCAGCAACGACAACAACTACAGCTTTTCGGGCAAGAACCGCAGATACGAGGGCGTGTCTCTGGCCACCCTGGTCAGATGCCTCAACAAAGGCCGCATAGACGAGTCCACCATCATTTTCCACAAGGGCAAGCCTTACAGGATCACCGGCTTTGACGGAGCAAAGGTGACCTTTTCCCCGGTGGATATGGGCAACAACAAGAACAAATACTATGCGGACCCCACCGGCGCCACCGTTCAGGAGGAGCCGGAAGGCAACCTGCGGGACGCCATGCACTTCTACTGGTACGACCTCATCCACTCGGCCAGAGGCAGGGTGATGCTCTTCCTCCTGGCCACCATCATCATCATAGGCACCATACAGTTCTTCCAGAGGGCCCTGGGGCCCAAGGAGCCCACTCCCGCCATGGTCACGGATCCCATGCTGGATGTGCCGGAGTACGGCAATCAGGCCTCCACCCCGGTGGTGGGCTTGCCTCCCAACGGGTCCATACGGTGGTACGTGGACACAGCCGGCAACATCCCGGTCACGGTGTCGGTCCCCAGAGGCAAGGACTATTATTACGTCATCATCAAGAACATGGACTCGGGAGCCAAGGTGCTCTCCGTGTTCCTCTACAAGGGCAAGACAGCCAGGATAAGCATGACCGCCGGCAACTACGGCGTATACTATACCAATTTCACCTCCGGCCAGTGGGCGGGTCCCGACACTGTGGGTCAGTCAACACCCTGCGCCAGGTGCAACATATATCTGGCAGTCAGCCGGGACTCCAGGCCTTCGGTGAGCCTGAAGCCGGTCTCGGACAACAACCCCGCCATCACTCAGATCAGCTACGAAGAATTCATACGTTAG
- a CDS encoding DnaJ domain-containing protein, translating into MKNYYEILGVPRSADQSEIKAAYRSLARKYHPDINKSPEAEDMFKTINEAYSVLGDPAKRRLYDMGGGVGQNGGTFRRLYSVQGYHRFYHNLTEREILYLLEAGELAPDALLLSDGNPYRIVPTAEGLAIAPGAPKPSHTGFGVPEYTINMGDEPGRRRREPKKKDNGCGCFGCAGCVQYLLFLMLILTVLNFLTHGCSFETEPLPGEEKEKDRDRDKEDKTPANFTLAPDFAEPLSGDVGPFFRDA; encoded by the coding sequence ATGAAAAACTATTATGAGATACTCGGGGTCCCCCGCAGCGCGGACCAGAGCGAGATAAAAGCGGCCTACAGAAGCCTGGCCAGAAAATACCATCCGGACATCAACAAGAGTCCGGAGGCCGAGGATATGTTCAAGACCATCAACGAGGCCTACTCCGTGCTGGGCGACCCGGCCAAGCGCAGGCTCTACGACATGGGCGGCGGCGTGGGTCAGAACGGCGGGACCTTCAGGAGGCTCTACAGCGTCCAGGGCTATCACAGGTTTTATCACAATCTCACCGAGCGGGAGATCCTGTATCTGCTGGAGGCAGGCGAGCTGGCTCCCGACGCCCTGCTGCTCTCGGACGGCAACCCCTACAGGATAGTCCCCACGGCAGAGGGCCTTGCCATAGCCCCCGGCGCTCCCAAGCCCTCCCACACGGGCTTTGGCGTCCCCGAATACACCATCAATATGGGAGACGAGCCCGGCCGCAGAAGGCGGGAGCCGAAGAAAAAGGACAACGGCTGCGGCTGCTTTGGCTGCGCGGGCTGCGTCCAGTATCTCTTATTCCTCATGCTCATACTCACGGTGCTGAACTTCCTCACCCACGGCTGCTCCTTTGAGACCGAGCCCCTGCCCGGGGAAGAAAAGGAAAAGGACAGGGACAGGGACAAGGAGGACAAGACTCCCGCCAATTTTACCCTGGCGCCGGACTTCGCAGAGCCCCTGTCCGGAGACGTGGGCCCCTTTTTCCGGGACGCATAA
- a CDS encoding rubrerythrin family protein, with protein MPELKGTKTEANLQEAFAGESQARNKYTYYASKARKEGYEQIADIFIESADNEKEHAKIWFKLLHDGDVPETMANLMDAAAGEHGEWTDMYARMAKEAKEEGFDMIAALFELVAKIEKEHEERYNKLIANLKEGKVYAKDDTVIWKCANCGHIHIAKNAPKMCPVCKHPQSFFEVKAENY; from the coding sequence ATGCCCGAATTAAAAGGAACCAAGACCGAGGCCAACCTGCAGGAAGCGTTTGCGGGAGAATCTCAGGCGAGAAATAAATACACCTATTATGCCAGCAAGGCCAGGAAGGAAGGCTACGAGCAGATAGCCGATATCTTCATCGAGAGCGCCGACAACGAGAAGGAGCACGCCAAGATATGGTTCAAGCTGCTCCACGACGGAGACGTGCCCGAGACCATGGCCAATCTGATGGACGCCGCCGCCGGCGAGCACGGCGAGTGGACAGACATGTATGCCCGCATGGCCAAAGAGGCCAAGGAAGAGGGCTTTGACATGATCGCCGCTCTGTTTGAGCTGGTGGCCAAGATAGAGAAGGAGCACGAGGAGAGATACAACAAGCTCATCGCCAATCTGAAGGAAGGCAAGGTCTATGCCAAGGATGACACCGTCATCTGGAAGTGCGCCAACTGCGGCCATATCCACATAGCCAAGAACGCCCCCAAGATGTGCCCCGTCTGCAAGCATCCTCAGTCCTTCTTTGAGGTCAAGGCAGAAAACTATTAG